TCGGAGTCGGCGACCCACAACCGGTCGCCGGCGGCGGCGAGCCCGGACGGCTGCGCGAACCACGCCTCGTCGCCAGGACCGTCCACCAGCCCCTCGTTGGTCGTCCCCGCCGCCACCCGCACGGTCCCGGCCTCCGGGTCGTATGTCCACAGCTGGTGCACCCCGGCCATGGCGATCCACACCTTGCCCTGCCACCAGGCCACATCCCACGGCGACGATAGGTCCACATCGAGCGCGGGCCCCGAGGTCGGCGACCCCTGCCACCACTGCCTCCCGGTCCCCGCGACCCTCTCGACCACCCCGGTCTCCGGGTCGTACACACACAGCGCATGGTTCACGGTGTCGGCGACGACCACCTTGCCGGACGGCAGCAGCGCGAGCCCCTGCGGCTCCCTGAAGCCGCCCCCGTCCCCCTGCTCGCCGATACGGCGCACGACGGTCTCACCGTCCGCCGCGAGCTCGACCAGCTGGTGCCGCGTCGAGTCGGAGACCAGGAAGTGCCCGGACGGCAGCAGGACCGCCTTCCCGGGAAACCGAAGATCCGTGGCCACCGGCTCGGGCGCCACATAGGGCCCGTCCCCGCGCCTCAGCGTCCCCTTGGCCTCGTGCTCGGCTTCCAACTCCTCGACCAGCCGCTCGATGGCGTGTGCGTGCCCCTCGCCGGCGTGCTGGGCGACGACATAGCCCTCGGGGTCGATCACCACCAGCGTCGGCCAGGCCCGCACGGCGTACTGCTTCCAGGTCGCCAGCTCCGAGTCGTCGAGCACCGGGTGATGCACCTCGTAGCGCTCGACGGCGTCGACGACCGCCCGGTGCTCGGCCTCGTGCACGAACTTCGGCGAGTGCACGCCGACGATCACGACGGTGTCGCGGTGCTTCTCCTCAAGCTCGCGAAGCTCGTCCAGGACATGCAGGCAGTTGATGCAGCAGAACGTCCAGAAATCCAAGATCAATGTGCGACCTCGGAAGTCGGCGAGCTTCAGGTCCTTCCCGCCGGTGTTGATCCAGCCGCCCTTGCCGATCAGCTCGGGGGCACGGACACGGGCACGGCGGGGCGCGGGGGTGGGCGCCGGGGCAGCATCGTTCATATTTCAAGCTTGCCACTGCAGGGTTCCGGTCCTTCGCCCGGCACGGGAGACCCCAGCCGTCCGCAGTGGGCGGACGGCCTGACCTCCGGGCCACTGATCGCCCCTGCGAACGACTGTGGCCGCTGGCCGACACCACGCCTTCGGACGCGGGCGTCACATCCGACCGACGCCCACCGGCACCTTGACCCCGGGCGGCCGACTCGACCCGCCCTTCGGGACGCGTCACGACGCATTCCCCCGCGTGTCGGGACAGGGAAGTTCTCAGACCTGGGGCCGAAAACTGTTATCCCGTATCCTGCTCGGCACTCTCCCTTCCGCCGGACCGACCCAATTTCCGATGAGAGTGCGGGGCCCGATGCACCACATGAAGAAGCCGACCTGGTTCCCCGATTCCGGAGCGTCCCGGACGCTCCGGAATCCGGTGGGCGGACACGACGGATACGGCGAGGTCGACGGCCATGGCGGGCGCGACCCGTACCGCGGGGTCCGCAGCGGTGGGCGGCGGCGGGCCGCCGGAAAGGGGCGGCACGGTCGGCGTCCGCAGACGGGGTTGCGGGTGGACGTGCCGA
This DNA window, taken from Streptomyces sp. SCSIO 30461, encodes the following:
- a CDS encoding NHL domain-containing thioredoxin family protein, coding for MNDAAPAPTPAPRRARVRAPELIGKGGWINTGGKDLKLADFRGRTLILDFWTFCCINCLHVLDELRELEEKHRDTVVIVGVHSPKFVHEAEHRAVVDAVERYEVHHPVLDDSELATWKQYAVRAWPTLVVIDPEGYVVAQHAGEGHAHAIERLVEELEAEHEAKGTLRRGDGPYVAPEPVATDLRFPGKAVLLPSGHFLVSDSTRHQLVELAADGETVVRRIGEQGDGGGFREPQGLALLPSGKVVVADTVNHALCVYDPETGVVERVAGTGRQWWQGSPTSGPALDVDLSSPWDVAWWQGKVWIAMAGVHQLWTYDPEAGTVRVAAGTTNEGLVDGPGDEAWFAQPSGLAAAGDRLWVADSETSALRWIDADGAVHTAVGTGLFDFGHRDGPAEQALLQHPLGVTALPDGSVAVSDTYNHALRRYDPSTGEVTTIATDLREPSAAVLVDEDIVVVESARHRLTRLRLPDEAVRVEAVAHRTQRAATDVAPGSLRLDVVFQAPAGQKLDTRYGPSTRLLVSSTPPELLSAGDGAGTDLFRDVELNPEVAEGVLHVSAMAASCDDDPANEYPACHVHQQDWGVPVRVAPGGAARLPLVLAGMDD